GCGGTAATGGCCCCGAGAAACGGCCAGCTGCGAGCCAGGAAAGCCAGACACGAAAGGGTCAGGGCCAACAGCATTTTTACGCCCACCGGCAACGCAAGCCCCCTGTCGGGTTTGACGGGGCCGTCGTCGCGTCGGTGTCCGCGAGCCAGGGCGGCATGCAGACGCGAAAAACTATCGCCAGCCAATGTCTCCCCCTTCGATATGCAAATGGCCATCGGCCAGGGACGGAACCTGGGCAGGATCATGGAACGTCATCACAAGGGTGATGCCCCTTTCCCTGTTCCAATTACCCAAAACCTCCATCACATCCCGCTGCCGTGCACCGTCGAGACCGGCAAAAGGATCATCCAAAAAAAGCATCTCCGGCGCGGGAGCCAACACCGAAGCGATAGCCACAAGATGCTTTTGCCCGTAACTGAGCTTATGGGGCGAATCGTCGATGAGATGGTCAATACCGCACAAACGCAGGGTTTCTTCGATACGGGCAGCGCGTTCTTCAGAAGGCCAGCCCAGTCTTTTCAGAGGGAAGGCAATCTCTTCGCGCACGGTGTTTTCAAAGATCTGCTTATGGGGATTCTGGAACAGGCATCCGAGTCGGCGGCGTAAAAGGCGGGGGTCAGGTTCGGCGTCGAAGACCTTTATGTTGCCGCTGCCCGGCTTGAGAAACCCGGCCAGCACCCTCAGCAGGGTGGTCTTGCCCGTTCCGTTCATGCCCGTCACGGCGACACATTGTCCACGTCGGATATCGAAGGAAACATTATCCCAGACGGGCACATCCCCATGCCCCATAAAGGACAGGTCCCTGACTTCCAGCAAAACCGGCGCCACGGAAAAATTCGCAGTGCCCTGATCGCCACATGTCTCCAAAGGCTCTCCCTGCGCCTGCCAACGGCCGGAAGAGAGTCTGCCTTCACCGTCGATTTGCCAGAAACGATCCACCAGATCCAGCAACGGCCCGGGATGGTGTTCGCATAACACCACAGCGACCCCCTTGGCCTTCAAGTCCGACAGAACCCGACACAGAGCCGCCAACCCTTCGGGATCGAGTTGTGCCGCCGGTTCATCGAGGATCAATAATTGCGGTTCCATAACCAGCAACGCGGCAACCAGCAAACGGTATTTCTGCCCCATGGACAGTCTGGAAACAGGATAATCGAGGGGTTTGCGAAGATCGACC
This DNA window, taken from Syntrophotalea carbinolica DSM 2380, encodes the following:
- a CDS encoding ABC transporter ATP-binding protein, with translation MDILLQLKNFSYFYPDTKTAVLQDIDLQIEAGCCYCLTGPTGSGKTTLALALKGLLDSEGCRGEIVCSGESETGDFRVGLVLQNPETQLLATTVGAEVAFGLENLCVEPELMPARVEAALSLVDLRKPLDYPVSRLSMGQKYRLLVAALLVMEPQLLILDEPAAQLDPEGLAALCRVLSDLKAKGVAVVLCEHHPGPLLDLVDRFWQIDGEGRLSSGRWQAQGEPLETCGDQGTANFSVAPVLLEVRDLSFMGHGDVPVWDNVSFDIRRGQCVAVTGMNGTGKTTLLRVLAGFLKPGSGNIKVFDAEPDPRLLRRRLGCLFQNPHKQIFENTVREEIAFPLKRLGWPSEERAARIEETLRLCGIDHLIDDSPHKLSYGQKHLVAIASVLAPAPEMLFLDDPFAGLDGARQRDVMEVLGNWNRERGITLVMTFHDPAQVPSLADGHLHIEGGDIGWR